The nucleotide sequence TCGCCAGCGATCGCTGCTTAGGCTTATTCTAGAGTCTACGCTATATATCTACACATGCGTTGCTCTGTTTCTGTGTGGCTGCATCATACATTGGGAATCGTAGCAATCTTATACGCATGCTTAGCCGCTAGACTTCACTAAAGGCTCCAAGTCCGTAAACTCTGCTCCCTTTGACAGAGTTGTTATTGTAAAGTGGCCATGCGCGTGAAATAAAATTCGATGGCATTACAGTTTTCAGAGACCAACGAGAACCCATTCGAGAACGAAAGTCTGACTCCCTGTTAAGTCCCAGCTGCAAAAATGAGGTCTTACCTGACTGAGGCAGTTATCAGCATATTATTTATGTTGTCCATAATATGACCATATTATTTGCTGACAAGGTTTAAGTCCGCTTTCTATTTCAGGTTCAACAAAATGGTTATATTAACCAGCTTTCCCCCGCCCGCTGAGGGGATTCGACACCGTGAAGAAGCTACGGAAGCATTCATACAAAGCCGCCAGCTTGGAAAAGGCACTTTGTTTATAGCTGAAAGGCAAGTATATATATACCCACCTAAAAAGGTTTAATCGCAACACTCCTGTGTGTTGCATACTTGTGTATGTTTGGCCTTCTTAACGTCCTTGGTAACCTGCAGCCGATTATCCTGGGTTGGCGAAAATAACACCGGCTTTTCATTGGAATATCCTTCGGTGGCACTGCATGCTGTATCCAGAGATCTCACATCTTTTCCACAAGAGTGCTTGTACTTGATGATAGACGGTGACTTGGATGAAGCAGGTGAGTTTTGCTGTGAACGCTACCAAATCACAGAATTAGAAACCAGAATCCAAACATGATGGCCTCCATACCTTCCAGAGCCGTTGGCAAATGAGAACAGTGACAATGAAAACAATACCGATGACCCCATCTCATCAGAGATTCGATTTGTCCCAGAAAATAAATCAAGCCGTAAGTTCTACCTACATTTATGTATGTGTGCTGACCCCCCGAGTTCACTGTACCAACAGTGCTTCTTTTGTGACTAGTGGATGCCATGTATAAGGCGATGTCGGAATGCCAAGCGCTGCATCCTGATCCAACAGACTCCATTTCTGAGGAAGGTCGGTGAATATTACTGTAaccgtgtattcgcacgagcgGCATTCCCCACAATGCTACAGCGGAAGATGCAAAAAAACGTTATGGCTTTCCGCTGTCACGTGATCGCTCAACGACATGTCCTCACGTACGCCGCTAACCGTGCGGAATATCCTACgacgcagccacaagatattctgtagcagacgaccaGAAAATATGCTGATGGTGTCATCTTctaaatgtcgtctgctaagtatgCAGTACGCCATTCCGGATATTCCGGGaaaccgtgtgaatgctcagcataacacgggacggaacttcggctccgtgagcagtattttcgcttttccttctgctagaatattccgtgaggatgtgtcgctcgtgtgaatacatggtaAATGTGTGGCAAGAATGTGCTGTTCTCATGGAAATGAACCTTTTGCAGAAGAAGGCTGCTACGATGACgcggatgacgatgatgaggaAGATGAAGGAGCCGAATATGACGTAAGAGCAGCAGAACAGTCACGTGGCTTTGGCAATGAAGGTATACAACCCTTTTGGCACCAGGCTAGTTTCCTGCATTGTGGAATGACTCGCTTCTCCTTTCAGATGGAGAAGGAGACGGTGAATGGGCGGCAAATGGAAAGGCCCCCGACGAGCCAATGGAAATTGGGCAGTTCGACGATGCTGAACCGGAACACTAAACTGCGGTCATCTCAAAAACTTGTTTTTGTACTTTCGTTCCATTACATGTATTTATTCCTGTTGTAAACTGTTTCAGCGTTTCTTTATCCATTCTTTTTATTTAAGGACAGTGACTGTGTTTGGACATAAGAGCGCAACACATTTGCGCTGATCTATAGATAGATATCCACGTGGCATTCATTTTGTTACTGGGCCAGCTGCTGGCTTCTCAATGTGAAAGGCAACTTACTAGGAGAGGGCAAGAAAGCGTACAATTGCTTGTGTATAGAATCTGTTGATAGAGTTGATCTTGTTTCTTCTTACTGACCAATTTGGTTATTTGAGTACGCTGTGTTACCTATTtcatgacacacacacacacatgaggAATGTCGTATCCTTGCGTAGGATTTCAACGTAAAATTTTGTGAAGTCGCTGTGAGCAGTTGACCCATGCAACCGAAGTTATTACAGCAGATGTCCATTAATTTGGTTCCAGTTAATTTTTCGTTGAAGATGACTGCATGAAAAGCGACTGCACACTGCATTACATGCCTTAACATTAGCAAAACAACAAAATGGTTATATGCCTAGAGTACGCTGAATGAAATTGCTCTC is from Ornithodoros turicata isolate Travis chromosome 8, ASM3712646v1, whole genome shotgun sequence and encodes:
- the LOC135367043 gene encoding methylosome subunit pICln-like, whose translation is MVILTSFPPPAEGIRHREEATEAFIQSRQLGKGTLFIAESRLSWVGENNTGFSLEYPSVALHAVSRDLTSFPQECLYLMIDGDLDEAEPLANENSDNENNTDDPISSEIRFVPENKSSLDAMYKAMSECQALHPDPTDSISEEEEGCYDDADDDDEEDEGAEYDVRAAEQSRGFGNEDGEGDGEWAANGKAPDEPMEIGQFDDAEPEH